The Oncorhynchus tshawytscha isolate Ot180627B linkage group LG32, Otsh_v2.0, whole genome shotgun sequence genome includes a region encoding these proteins:
- the LOC112230233 gene encoding meiosis regulator and mRNA stability factor 1 isoform X6, producing the protein MMEGLGKERSICSSRPFPWLSHPKKEASSRLWKLTECFSTPEQQNTPSYNTDKQNDYMDNRKPVLDLKDLPPPPHHTAASQPFPLAPLPLPPPCLPPLPQDSLQQLPLQGGSPKPADKLWPNIPLPPAQSASVPIPVCNGCGTSSDGLLLLGSSLGKSATKYGSPEGPENIPPVGVFWDIENCCVPSGRSAAAVVQRLRNHFFQGHREAEFICVCDISKENKAVIQELNNCQVTVAHINATAKNAADDKLRQSLRRFAETHTAPATVVLVSSDVNFASELSDLRHRHGFQVILVHKSGQTSDALLQHAHRHVAFEEMVADLPPRQAVKSQLGFNLLYVYNLPPGCDGKSVGNRLRRLSDNCGGKVLGVSMATGTAVLRFSSQEAAERALKRMENEDVFGRRITLSFSAPSTEEGNDPTPPPSSSETPPLLPVQPLPSSFSFLPLEKLGSPRRKRRARRECQRERESSLPLSVPVPERPYSPRRGSGGTPFPVPPQTRTLPQELGGLETKPKIGVFPLEKGQHNSSPHSNGEGPSQQHPIKAGLIGESMFSCRRRDLSSPRSASDSERHVDRSSGEFQISTPSAFSKLTLHKTFSASVLSQPQGLSQGSWSSRSGSPCMSSRSSPLIGPPPRGSSSPCLPVGPQASEPFSDGADLQVANLDYRMSRKELQQSLHDAFSRHGQVKGVELSPHTDYQLKATVQFVSLQQAIGAVSSLHRYKIGSKRIHVSLITGAGNKSLAMLRSEIFQILQDAPASCLPLFKFTEIYEKRFGRKLVVSDLYRLQEVVAVREQGGGRLVCLLPSSQARQSPLGSSQEGSSANGSPVVFEQLEYHEPVCSYHYTQQNFSEADFDPDSYKIPFVVVSLKTLASQVHCLLQSHEGTLPLLSFSECYASELGPLAVSEEGEEEGSVPLEHLITCIPGINIVTAQNGFKVIKWIHNKPPASNTDQWTQRCKSPVGNPQLIQFSRELIDLMKGQPCNLMPISKFIPAYHHHYAKQCRVSDYGYSKLLELLEAVPHVLQILGMGTKRLLTLTHRAQVKRFTQDLLKLLKFQASKQVAITDFMQAYHWCFSRDWRVLDYGMCDLMDLLAEIPDTTITITHQDLDTVISVPKRDRTSDEMERTKQFGKEVVDLLRHQPHCRMAFSKFIPTYHHHFGRQCKLAYYGFTKLMELFEAIPDVLVVLECGEEKVLTLTEVERVKALAAQLVKMLRSQRDSSLPAAQLLSEYSKTFGYGLRLQDYDVSSLPALLVNLCHVVKVVDGANGREVQLINRKSLRSLTCQLLSLLMGLGQHEGDGSVSVEGLSLLYHSVHGVQLKPCEYGFLSLSELLKSLPYLVELFYGEGEEEGERGEERVRLTRLYQFARRVRALLHTYHYHQISLTEFPGAYAKFTGRGLQPRSYGYGSVDDLLNGIPQVVWIKGHGHKRIIVLKNDMKAARATGASPAASEEPEDGASQRDSPCSNTESETHSPGVGGVETELLCLTSPVDLLCGPVPSCLPSPQLHPDPVLQQADLIRFEQTPSPAERDKLEEEAVAEEVAAPAVCDTSEPIEALTDNNQNLVVLVSMTTKPPQNVTRKMASVENSPSKRTPRNKVKLAANFSFTAAP; encoded by the exons AACAAAGTATG GTTCTCCAGAAGGCCCTGAGAACATCCCTCCGGTGGGTGTTTTCTGGGACATCGAGAACTGCTGCGTTCCCAGCGGTCGCTCTGCTGCAGCTGTGGTCCAGCGCCTCCGCAACCACTTCTTTCAGGGCCACAGAGAGGCAGAGTTCATCTGCGTCTGTGACATCAGCAAGGAGAACAAGGCCGTCATCCAGGAGCTCAACAACTGCCAG GTGACGGTAGCGCACATTAACGCTACCGCCAAGAACGCTGCGGACGACAAGCTTCGTCAGAGCCTGCGGCGCTTTGCGGAAACACACACTGCCCCTGCTACTGTGGTGCTAGTCTCCT CCGACGTGAACTTTGCCAGCGAGCTGAGTGATCTCCGGCATCGCCATGGTTTCCAGGTGATCCTGGTCCATAAGAGCGGTCAGACGTCGGACGCCCTGCTGCAGCACGCCCACCGCCACGTGGCCTTTGAAGAGATGGTAGCCGACCTGCCGCCCAGACAGGCTGTCAAATCACAG CTCGGTTTCAACCTGCTCTATGTGTACAACCTGCCGCCGGGCTGCGACGGCAAGAGCGTGGGAAACCGCCTCCGCCGCCTCTCGGACAACTGCGGGGGCAAGGTGCTGGGCGTCTCCATGGCCACCGGCACCGCCGTCCTCCGCTTCAGCTCGCAGGAAGCGGCGGAGCGCGCCCTCAAGCGCATGGAGAACGAGGACGTGTTCGGCCGGCGCatcaccctctccttctcagcTCCGTCCACTGAGGAGGGAAACGACCCGACCCCACCACCCTCCTCATCTGAGACTCCACCTCTGCTTCCAGTTcaacctcttccctcctctttttccttccttcccctGGAGAAGCTGGGCTCCCCTAGGAGGAAAAGGCGTGCGAGGcgtgagtgtcagagagagagggaatcctcgctccccctctctgttccggTGCCTGAGAGGCCCTACAGCCCCAGGAGGGGGAGCGGGGGGACACCTTTCCCCGTTCCCCCCCAAACCAGAACCCTTCCTCAG GAGCTAGGTGGACTGGAGACCAAGCCCAAGATTGGGGTTTTCCCCCTGGAGAAAGGCCAGCACAACTCCTCCCCCCACAGTAACGGAGAGGGGCCGTCCCAGCAACACCCCATCAAGGCCGGCCTCATAGGAGAGTCTATGTTCAGCTGCAGGAG GAGAGACCTCTCCAGCCCCCGCAGTGCATCGGACTCTGAGCGTCATGTGGACCGGAGCTCTGGAGAGTTCCAGATCAGCACCCCCTCTGCCTTCAGCAAGCTGACCCTGCACAAGACCTTTAGCGCCTCGGTCCTCTCCCAGCCACAGGGCCTCTCCCAAGGCTCCTGGTCCTCACG GAGTGGATCCCCCTGCATGTCGAGCCGCTCCTCCCCCCTAATAGGCCCTCCTCCCCGGGGCAGCAGCAGCCCCTGTCTGCCTGTGGGCCCACAGGCCTCGGAGCCCTTCTCGGACGGGGCAGACTTGCAGGTGGCCAACCTGGACTACAGGATGTCCCGTAAAGAGCTGCAGCAGAGCCTGCACGATGCCTTCTCCAGACACGGACAG GTTAAAGGCGTAGAGCTGAGTCCCCACACAGACTACCAGCTGAAGGCCACCGTCCAGTTCGTCTCCCTACAGCAGGCCATCGGTGCTGTGAGCAGCCTGCACCGCTACAAGATAGGAAGCAAACGCATCCACGTCTCCCTCATCACCGGGGCCGGCAACAAGTCTCTAGCCATGCTCCG CTCTGAAATCTTCCAGATTCTCCAGGACGCGCCAGCCAGCTGTCTTCCCCTTTTCAAGTTCACTGAAATCTACGAGAAAAG aTTTGGTCGTAAGCTGGTGGTGAGCGACCTATACAGACTACAAGAGGTTGTGGCAGTGAGGGAGCAGGGTGGAGGTAGGCTGGTGTGTCTCCTCCCCAGTAGCCAGGCCAGGCAGAGCCCTCTGGGGTCGTCCCAGGAGGGGTCCTCGGCTAATGGTAGTCCTGTGGTGTTTGAACAGTTGGagtaccacgagcctgtctgcagTTACCACTACACACAGCAGAACTTCAG TGAGGCAGACTTTGACCCAGACTCGTATAAGATTCCTTTTGTGGTGGTGTCTCTGAAGACCCTGGCCTCCCAGGTCCACTGTCTGCTACAGTCCCATGAGGGAACCCTGCCCCTGCTCAG TTTCTCAGAGTGCTATGCATCAGAGTTGGGCCCCCTGGCGGTGtctgaagagggggaggaggaggggagtgtcCCCTTGGAGCACCTCATCACCTGTATACCAGGCATTAACATCGTCACTGCTCAGAACGGCTTCAAGGTCATCAAGTGGATCCACAACAAGCCACCCGCATCCAACACAG accAGTGGACGCAGCGGTGCAAGTCCCCAGTGGGGAACCCCCAGTTGATCCAGTTCAGTAGAGAGCTCATTGACCTGATGAAGGGTCAGCCCTGCAACCTGATGCCCATCAGCAAGTTCATACCtgcctaccaccaccactatgcCAAGCAGTGTAGGGTCTCTGACTACGGATACTCTAAGCTGCTGGAGCTACTGGAGGCTGTGCCTCACGTACTGCAG ATCCTTGGCATGGGGACCAAGCGTCTGCTGACCCTGACCCACCGTGCCCAGGTGAAGAGATTCACCCAGGACCTCCTCAAACTGCTCAAGTTCCAGGCCAGCAAACAGGTGGCCATCACAGACTTCATGCAGGCCTACCATTG GTGCTTCTCCAGAGACTGGCGGGTGCTGGACTATGGGATGTGTGATTTGATGGACCTGCTAGCTGAGATCCCtgacaccaccatcaccatcacacacCAGGACTTGGACACTGTCATCTCTGTACCCAAGAGAG ATCGTACATCAGATGAGATGGAGCGGACCAAGCAGTTTGGTAAGGAGGTGGTGGACCTACTGCGTCACCAGCCCCACTGTCGCATGGCCTTCTCCAAGTTCATCcctacctaccaccaccacttcGGACGCCAGTGCAAACTCGCCTACTACGGCTTCACCAAGCTCATGGAGCTCTTCGAGGCCATCCCCGACGTACTCGTG gtGTTGGAGTGTGGAGAGGAGAAGGTGCTGACACTAACAGAGGTAGAGCGTGTGAAGGCCCTGGCTGCCCAGCTGGTCAAGATGCTCCGTTCCCAGAGAGACTCCAGCCTGCCTGCTGCCCAGCTACTGTCTGAGTACAGCAAGACCTTCGGCTACGGCCTGAGGCTCCAGGACTACGACGTCTCCTCCCTGCCCGCCCTGCTCGTCAACCTCTGCCACGTCGTCAAG GTGGTGGACGGCGCTAACGGCCGTGAGGTCCAGCTGATCAACAGGAAGTCTCTGCGCTCGTTAACGTGCCAGCTGCTGTCCCTGCTGATGGGCCTGGGGCAGCACGAGGGAGACGGCTCCGTCAGCGTGGAGGGCTTGAGTCTGCTGTATCATTCTGTACATGGGGTACAGCTCAAACCCTGTGAATACGGCTTCCTCTCGCTCAGCGAGCTGCTGAAGAGCCTGCCTTACCTGGTGGAG CTGTTCTACGGTGAGGGTGAGGAGGAAGGCGAGCGTGGCGAGGAGAGAGTTAGACTCACCCGTCTGTACCAGTTTGCCCGTAGGGTGCGTGCCCTGCTCCACACCTACCACTACCACCAGATCTCCCTAACGGAGTTCCCCGGGGCCTACGCCAAGTTCACCGGACGCGGCCTCCAACCTCGCTCCTACGGCTACGGCAGCGTAGACGACCTGCTCAACGGCATACCACAG GTAGTGTGGATCAAAGGGCATGGCCACAAGAGGATTATCGTTTTGAAGAACGATATGAAAG CAGCTCGAGCCACTGGAGCCAGCCCTGCAGCCTCAGAGGAGCCTGAGGACGGGGCCAGCCAGAGAGACAGCCCCTGTAGCAACACAGAGTCTGAAACTCACAGCCCAG GTGTTGGTGGGGTGGAGACAGAGCTGCTATGTCTGACCTCTCCAGTAGACCTGCTGTGTGGCCCAGTACCCTCCTGCCTGCCCTCTCCCCAGCTGCACCCTGACCCCGTTCTCCAACAGGCTGACCTCATCCGCTTCGAGCAGACGCCATCACCAGCAG AGCGTGATAAACTTGAGGAGGAAGCTGTAGCAGAAGAAGTAGCAGCCCCTGCTGTCTGTGACACATCTGAGCCTATAGAAGCATTAACTGACAACAACCAGAACCTTGTTGTTTTGGTTTCCATGACTACCAAGCCTCCACAGAATGTGACCCGCAAAATGGCGTCCGTTGAAAACAGCCCCAGCAAGAGGACTCCTCGCAATAAAGTGAAGCTGGCAGCTAACTTCTCTTTTACAGCCGCACCCTAA